From one Candidatus Lokiarchaeota archaeon genomic stretch:
- the dcd gene encoding dCTP deaminase yields MPLLSDRDLKKVIESKIVRIEPYDPDSVGPCSIDLRLDSVFRTFNPGTPVDIKKPHEAAEYTRLVNTEGDPFMILPGQFVLAQTQERIAISSDYAGLLEGRSSVARLGIIVHAAGLVNPGTGMEEMTKLTLEVYCFNLSPVLLYPGMRIVQLMLVPLSSAAAVGYDERASSRYIGQDSPDMN; encoded by the coding sequence ATACCCCTGCTTTCCGATCGTGATCTGAAAAAGGTAATAGAATCCAAAATAGTCAGAATCGAGCCCTATGACCCTGATTCCGTTGGTCCCTGTAGTATAGATTTACGGCTTGATTCGGTATTCCGTACGTTCAATCCTGGAACTCCAGTGGATATCAAGAAACCTCATGAAGCCGCAGAATATACAAGATTAGTTAACACAGAAGGTGACCCCTTCATGATTCTTCCTGGACAATTCGTGCTTGCCCAAACACAGGAGAGAATCGCTATATCAAGTGATTATGCAGGACTGTTGGAAGGACGATCAAGTGTTGCCCGTTTAGGAATAATTGTTCACGCCGCAGGATTGGTCAATCCCGGTACAGGAATGGAAGAGATGACCAAGTTGACACTGGAGGTGTATTGCTTCAATCTAAGCCCCGTGCTTTTGTATCCGGGCATGAGAATCGTTCAATTGATGTTGGTTCCTCTTAGTTCGGCTGCGGCTGTAGGTTATGATGAGCGGGCATCAAGCAGGTATATTGGCCAAGATTCTCCCGATATGAATTGA
- a CDS encoding zinc-ribbon domain-containing protein, with product MVRRLRLPFALKTTDSGLEPASESESSVVALARTEPSIEEKMSYALARVPIPFWCVQISEHEAIILSAIRDEPTVFEFTNDKELGAIKRIVGSEMDSWKTIPNAADRILPLLGSIEKEVKYLKGLINPAVFLSVGNHFVQQEGQTGDEVLNEIIDSHVALDASEEFQQILDSRRTRLQSLREIQQLAEKTLESETKKLNNLIKKEQERTEERTRNLRDIVDMEISMLKEKQSDQLQQLEQEETMDLRALIADFARSTNELETFFSQKILETIRDRRSKIARSKEDVESATSHFEELSNYLEENVPKYEETISNLHTEEKEVLAREKEIRESYEEKRRKLEEEINMQIRNHQHRIVEFELERDQTENELLEAKSRLNQASEKLKEKIEGRVQQLKEELQSLEKFALKSVNIPGLAPLTKLNVEVFVHNQDDQLEVMTPCIIPKEGIAFGLECEHADHHLSTFLTEMITERIESSMSFANEINQACISENMFMVEMMNQDIEEGTDQLHHSGLLESHKKSAFTKRFSLRAGRCPYCGAEIADSVRFCGECGKPLQ from the coding sequence ATGGTTAGGAGACTAAGGCTTCCGTTTGCATTGAAGACAACCGATTCCGGATTAGAACCGGCTTCCGAATCTGAATCTAGCGTTGTTGCTCTTGCAAGAACAGAACCGAGTATAGAAGAGAAGATGAGCTATGCTTTAGCAAGAGTTCCGATTCCATTCTGGTGCGTACAGATTTCGGAACATGAAGCTATCATTCTCTCTGCTATTAGAGATGAACCAACCGTTTTCGAATTCACCAACGACAAAGAACTAGGAGCAATCAAACGCATAGTAGGAAGTGAGATGGATAGCTGGAAAACAATTCCAAATGCGGCAGACCGGATCCTCCCACTACTCGGGAGTATAGAGAAAGAGGTGAAGTATCTAAAAGGGTTAATCAATCCTGCTGTGTTCTTGTCGGTCGGTAATCATTTCGTCCAGCAAGAAGGACAGACAGGAGATGAGGTTCTAAACGAAATCATCGACTCTCATGTCGCGTTGGATGCAAGCGAAGAATTCCAACAGATTCTAGATAGTAGAAGAACCAGATTGCAAAGCTTGCGTGAAATTCAGCAATTAGCAGAGAAGACACTTGAATCAGAGACGAAGAAGCTTAACAATCTGATCAAGAAGGAACAAGAGAGAACCGAAGAGCGAACTAGGAATCTCCGCGATATCGTAGATATGGAAATTTCGATGCTCAAAGAGAAGCAAAGTGACCAGCTCCAACAGTTAGAACAGGAAGAAACCATGGACCTTAGAGCTCTAATTGCAGATTTCGCACGCAGCACCAACGAGCTGGAGACCTTTTTCTCGCAGAAGATTCTTGAGACAATCAGGGATAGACGCAGCAAGATAGCACGTAGTAAGGAAGATGTAGAATCAGCAACCAGCCACTTCGAGGAACTTTCCAACTATTTAGAGGAGAATGTTCCAAAATACGAAGAAACCATTTCCAACCTTCACACAGAAGAAAAAGAAGTTCTTGCTCGCGAAAAAGAAATCAGAGAATCTTATGAAGAGAAACGTAGAAAGCTGGAAGAAGAAATCAACATGCAAATCAGAAATCACCAGCATCGCATTGTTGAATTTGAGCTTGAGCGGGATCAGACAGAAAATGAATTGCTTGAAGCGAAGAGTCGATTGAATCAAGCCAGTGAAAAGTTGAAAGAGAAAATCGAGGGGCGTGTGCAGCAACTCAAAGAAGAATTACAATCACTTGAGAAGTTCGCTCTCAAAAGTGTCAATATTCCAGGTCTTGCTCCTTTAACCAAGCTCAATGTAGAGGTCTTCGTGCATAATCAAGACGATCAGCTTGAAGTAATGACACCCTGTATAATACCGAAAGAAGGTATTGCATTTGGACTGGAGTGTGAGCATGCCGACCATCATCTTAGCACATTTCTCACAGAAATGATTACGGAAAGAATAGAGTCTAGCATGTCATTTGCCAATGAGATAAATCAAGCTTGTATTTCAGAAAATATGTTTATGGTGGAGATGATGAATCAAGATATTGAAGAAGGTACAGATCAATTGCATCATAGTGGCCTTCTAGAAAGTCACAAGAAATCCGCATTCACAAAGAGATTCAGCTTGAGAGCTGGAAGATGTCCATACTGTGGTGCTGAAATTGCTGACTCGGTGCGCTTTTGTGGTGAATGCGGAAAACCTCTTCAATAA
- a CDS encoding uridine phosphorylase — protein MSGAEYHIGIAKGEMPQRVLLPGDPGRAKAIAETYFENPTQVAQNREYWSYKGTYDGVDVGVCSTGIGCPSAAIAIEELVKVGCKSFIRVGSAGAIDRTLSSGDLVIFTGAVRDDGTSVQNVPIEYPAVADPVLVQSIAEAAEQRGATYRIGIGHSKDAFYSEHPDMTTNPEALEKKWKAMERAGVLATEMEAAVLFVLGQLRNVKVGSVCVVIGEPIQNEAKITDKPELEKLVPVALDAITKTGVHKS, from the coding sequence ATGAGTGGAGCAGAATACCACATTGGAATAGCAAAAGGAGAAATGCCCCAACGGGTATTATTGCCTGGAGATCCAGGCAGAGCGAAAGCGATTGCAGAAACTTACTTTGAGAATCCTACACAGGTAGCCCAGAACCGTGAGTACTGGAGCTACAAAGGAACATATGACGGGGTAGATGTCGGTGTATGTTCCACAGGTATCGGTTGTCCATCTGCAGCCATCGCAATTGAGGAGCTTGTGAAGGTTGGCTGTAAATCGTTTATCCGTGTCGGATCAGCCGGTGCCATAGATAGAACACTATCATCTGGAGATTTGGTCATATTCACTGGGGCGGTACGAGATGATGGTACATCAGTGCAGAATGTGCCTATTGAATACCCTGCAGTTGCGGATCCGGTTCTGGTCCAGTCAATTGCAGAAGCAGCCGAACAAAGAGGGGCAACATACAGGATTGGCATTGGCCATAGCAAAGATGCATTCTATAGTGAACACCCAGATATGACAACAAATCCTGAGGCACTCGAGAAGAAATGGAAAGCGATGGAACGAGCTGGCGTCCTAGCTACTGAAATGGAGGCTGCCGTTCTGTTCGTTCTAGGACAGCTTCGAAATGTCAAAGTTGGGTCAGTATGCGTTGTGATTGGTGAACCAATCCAAAATGAAGCAAAGATTACTGATAAGCCAGAACTAGAAAAATTGGTTCCCGTAGCCCTGGACGCAATAACCAAGACAGGTGTTCATAAGAGCTGA
- a CDS encoding UDP-N-acetylglucosamine 2-epimerase (non-hydrolyzing), with protein sequence MEPFLVVGTRPEIIKMTPIIHAWESEKNNLFLLHTGQHYSSYMSDAFFQDMDLREPDKNLNIGSGSHSEQTAKALLGIEKQLQRIKPPLVIVQGDTNAVLSAALAAVKLNIPVAHVEAGLRSFDIRMPEEHNRRLTDHASTLLFAPTVETAQILEKENVWGEVHITGNTVIDAVERYMPIALKKSNVIDRLNIDFEDYALLTLHRAENVDDPSILKGLIEGIVQLETNIVFSAHPRTIARLKDFDMMKKVESSKQMILIEPVPYLDFLKLMHGSSYILTDSGGIQEEATAPSLNKRVFVLRTSTERPEAVDSGYAHVVGVNPAVFPNRIKAILHESFEPAACPYGNGTAAKKITKIITEWFKK encoded by the coding sequence GTGGAACCGTTTTTAGTCGTCGGGACTCGCCCCGAAATAATAAAGATGACACCGATAATCCACGCTTGGGAGAGTGAAAAGAATAATCTCTTCCTGCTTCATACAGGTCAGCATTACTCAAGTTACATGAGCGATGCATTCTTTCAAGACATGGATTTGAGAGAACCAGACAAGAATTTGAATATTGGTTCGGGTTCACATTCTGAACAAACCGCGAAGGCACTATTGGGGATAGAGAAACAATTACAGAGAATCAAGCCCCCACTTGTTATTGTACAAGGGGATACAAACGCGGTGTTGTCCGCCGCATTAGCAGCAGTAAAATTGAATATACCCGTCGCCCACGTTGAGGCGGGCCTCAGAAGCTTTGATATCCGGATGCCCGAGGAACACAATCGTAGATTAACAGACCATGCTAGTACCCTTCTTTTTGCCCCAACAGTAGAAACGGCTCAAATACTGGAGAAAGAGAATGTATGGGGTGAAGTGCACATTACGGGAAACACAGTAATCGATGCGGTTGAGCGGTACATGCCCATAGCGCTGAAAAAAAGCAATGTCATAGATAGGCTCAATATCGATTTCGAGGATTATGCACTCCTTACGTTACATCGCGCTGAGAATGTTGACGATCCTAGTATCTTGAAGGGCCTAATAGAAGGTATTGTTCAACTCGAAACGAATATCGTCTTCTCTGCCCATCCTAGGACAATTGCTCGGCTCAAGGATTTTGACATGATGAAGAAAGTGGAGTCTAGCAAGCAAATGATACTGATTGAGCCAGTTCCTTATTTGGACTTCCTAAAACTGATGCACGGATCCTCATATATCCTTACAGATTCTGGAGGAATCCAAGAAGAGGCAACTGCACCATCTCTGAATAAGCGTGTTTTTGTACTCAGAACCTCAACAGAACGCCCTGAAGCGGTAGATTCTGGCTATGCACACGTTGTAGGGGTGAACCCTGCGGTTTTTCCAAATCGCATCAAGGCCATTTTACATGAGTCCTTTGAGCCGGCAGCATGCCCATATGGAAACGGAACTGCCGCTAAGAAAATTACAAAAATCATTACGGAATGGTTCAAAAAATAG
- a CDS encoding DUF1931 domain-containing protein, with protein MADYVVKKAIQDFARENDLMVASDFYDELDKHVEKLLKAAAKRTTANRRKTLSPHDL; from the coding sequence ATGGCAGACTATGTAGTTAAGAAAGCAATTCAAGACTTCGCAAGAGAAAACGATCTAATGGTAGCATCAGATTTCTACGATGAGCTGGACAAGCACGTCGAGAAGCTACTCAAGGCCGCAGCAAAGAGGACAACGGCCAATAGACGAAAGACACTAAGCCCCCACGATTTGTAG
- the surE gene encoding 5'/3'-nucleotidase SurE: MKICLTNDDGADHPGLLELASSLSKLGSLTVIVPSNQRSATGKALTLNSPIRISEGILKDNYEMIKHSGLPADSVVLAKAFMTDIDLVVAGINGGANLGYQSMLTSGTVGAVFEGAIMGIPGIAFSMVVEPHEWFNSQGVQEDYQKAAKIATGITEKVLSTGLPGGIDAINVNFPSEIADNTKTVVTKPAKARIENELDRRIDPNGSPYYWLRGIPADAPAGTDAHEVLENGNISIAPIVIDTVEDERIEQLKTLFSH, from the coding sequence TTGAAAATATGCCTAACCAATGACGACGGCGCAGATCACCCAGGATTACTCGAGTTGGCAAGCAGTCTCAGCAAACTTGGTAGTCTGACGGTTATCGTGCCAAGCAATCAGCGTAGTGCAACCGGCAAAGCGCTAACTCTCAACAGTCCAATCAGAATCAGCGAAGGGATTCTGAAAGACAATTACGAAATGATAAAGCACTCCGGTCTCCCAGCTGATTCCGTTGTTTTAGCAAAAGCTTTCATGACCGATATAGATTTGGTAGTAGCAGGAATAAATGGTGGCGCGAATCTGGGTTATCAGAGCATGCTAACAAGTGGAACGGTAGGAGCAGTATTCGAAGGGGCAATTATGGGGATTCCTGGAATTGCCTTTTCAATGGTGGTTGAACCACATGAATGGTTTAATTCTCAGGGTGTGCAGGAGGACTACCAAAAGGCCGCTAAAATTGCTACTGGAATTACTGAGAAGGTTTTGAGCACGGGTCTCCCAGGTGGAATTGACGCAATTAATGTAAATTTCCCATCAGAAATAGCTGATAACACCAAAACTGTTGTTACGAAGCCAGCAAAAGCACGCATTGAGAATGAACTAGATAGGCGTATAGATCCGAATGGAAGCCCATACTACTGGTTACGAGGTATACCGGCAGATGCTCCTGCTGGAACTGATGCTCATGAGGTCCTAGAAAACGGCAATATATCCATTGCGCCGATAGTAATTGACACGGTAGAAGATGAGCGGATTGAACAGCTTAAGACGCTTTTCTCTCATTGA
- a CDS encoding hydrogenase, translated as MLKELVFTHLGKKDPDLILGPGIGQDACLIRFGDRILVAATDPITGSIEDAGWLSVHVNANDIATFGVSPRWFLNSIMLPETSGEDDLAKIMQQIHQAADSLGISVAGGHTEITQGLDRPIIAGFMLGLTEPGKYVTSSGAETEDTIIMTKTAAIEGTAILASEGRKYLSEAISKDLVENAIQIRDSISVVEEGITAFQTGHVTAMHDPTEGGIAGGLHEMCDASGVGFKVNLDSIPLHPSTTEICDILGVNWLNLISSGCMLITCSSAHAEEVVHEIEKKGVQATIIGKIVDDSTTRLLVEDGEYTHVKRYDSDALWGALKTLNERKAS; from the coding sequence ATGTTGAAGGAGCTTGTTTTTACACATCTTGGCAAGAAAGATCCTGATTTAATTCTTGGTCCCGGTATAGGTCAAGATGCCTGTCTCATTAGATTTGGTGACAGGATACTCGTAGCGGCTACTGATCCTATTACTGGCTCCATTGAAGATGCAGGGTGGCTATCTGTGCATGTGAATGCCAATGATATCGCGACATTTGGAGTGTCTCCTAGATGGTTCTTGAACTCCATCATGCTGCCTGAGACATCAGGCGAAGATGATTTAGCGAAGATTATGCAACAAATTCACCAAGCAGCAGATTCTCTTGGGATTTCCGTGGCTGGTGGACATACAGAAATAACTCAAGGCCTTGACCGTCCGATTATTGCTGGTTTCATGTTAGGTCTTACGGAACCTGGAAAATACGTTACTTCGAGTGGTGCAGAAACTGAAGATACCATAATCATGACAAAGACTGCAGCCATCGAAGGAACGGCCATTCTGGCCTCAGAAGGCCGCAAGTATCTCTCAGAAGCAATAAGTAAAGACCTGGTTGAAAATGCGATTCAAATTCGGGATAGCATAAGTGTTGTTGAGGAAGGAATTACCGCGTTTCAAACTGGTCATGTAACTGCAATGCACGATCCGACTGAAGGTGGCATTGCAGGCGGGTTGCATGAAATGTGTGATGCGAGTGGTGTTGGTTTCAAAGTGAATCTGGATAGCATTCCTTTACATCCCTCAACAACTGAAATATGTGATATACTCGGAGTGAACTGGCTTAATCTGATAAGTAGTGGATGTATGCTCATAACGTGCTCATCTGCTCATGCTGAAGAAGTGGTGCATGAAATCGAGAAGAAGGGGGTTCAGGCGACCATTATTGGGAAAATTGTCGATGACAGCACAACCAGATTACTTGTGGAAGATGGTGAATACACCCATGTTAAGCGGTATGATAGCGATGCACTTTGGGGCGCATTGAAGACTCTCAATGAGAGAAAAGCGTCTTAA
- a CDS encoding VWA domain-containing protein, whose translation MMAFFGFFAWIYLSPLNLFFGPWLGVFPPVPLLIVNTAIYVPLIAYTVRKWLRTMQKRKSGPAAGIDVVEPGKAKPEPGDEWGIAKREYSDSEKSQVIGSKSDIRHPPLDLEDTFFVKTPDLDAGEPIFEEEELKRRAMVRSRVTSGAWSRKNRSSRSVGSLQSPEIAQHGRSTRSRIPVGEIQSIDLPASVVAAVTRTGKFSDENHLKITESDLRERIFSGKTPLTILLVIDVSMSIKGSLKHIRKIIQRIEDETRGSKDRVGLIAFKDSGAIEVQAPTTNWNRLYRALLKLRISGLTPLAEGLMKSLQTVKRERMRNRGIQPLVVLLSDFAPNIPLEQSAGPGHPRYTPVRDIIKSTRILKKNDVPVVPINVNRRQAKWSSILKRPYHQALELATHLRMKKEGYSNAIETILSVPAFRKEFGAYLVAKIAGSRALLCSEVTRADSVIDTLLEAAANTPSIQVKNLKQADAYLK comes from the coding sequence ATGATGGCATTCTTTGGATTCTTTGCTTGGATTTACTTGAGTCCATTGAACCTTTTTTTCGGACCTTGGCTTGGCGTTTTTCCCCCTGTTCCACTACTGATTGTCAATACAGCAATCTATGTCCCACTTATCGCCTATACGGTTAGAAAATGGCTTCGCACCATGCAGAAACGAAAGAGTGGTCCTGCAGCGGGGATTGATGTAGTTGAGCCAGGAAAGGCAAAACCCGAACCGGGAGATGAGTGGGGAATAGCAAAGAGAGAATACAGCGATAGTGAAAAATCTCAGGTCATTGGTTCCAAGTCAGACATTCGCCACCCCCCTCTAGATCTCGAGGATACTTTCTTTGTTAAGACTCCTGACTTGGATGCTGGCGAACCCATCTTCGAAGAGGAGGAACTCAAAAGAAGAGCAATGGTCCGGTCCAGGGTTACGTCTGGTGCATGGTCGAGAAAAAACAGAAGCTCTCGTTCTGTTGGGTCATTGCAATCCCCTGAAATTGCCCAGCATGGTCGATCCACGAGATCGCGTATACCTGTGGGAGAAATTCAGAGTATCGATCTCCCGGCATCGGTGGTGGCGGCTGTTACGCGAACTGGGAAATTCAGTGATGAAAATCACTTGAAAATCACGGAGTCAGACTTGAGGGAGCGAATATTCTCCGGCAAAACGCCCTTGACAATACTGCTTGTCATAGATGTGAGTATGTCTATCAAAGGGAGTTTGAAACATATCCGCAAAATCATACAGCGAATCGAGGATGAAACTCGTGGCTCTAAGGACCGTGTTGGACTTATCGCTTTCAAGGATAGTGGGGCCATTGAAGTTCAAGCTCCAACAACAAACTGGAATCGCCTTTATCGTGCTCTCTTGAAGCTCAGGATTTCAGGATTAACTCCTTTGGCCGAAGGGCTTATGAAATCGCTTCAGACTGTGAAGAGAGAACGGATGAGAAACCGTGGGATTCAACCACTTGTGGTTCTTCTCTCAGATTTCGCTCCCAACATACCTCTCGAACAATCAGCTGGTCCTGGACATCCTCGCTACACTCCTGTGCGCGACATTATCAAATCCACACGGATTTTGAAGAAGAATGATGTGCCTGTTGTACCAATTAACGTGAACAGAAGACAAGCCAAATGGAGTTCTATCTTGAAACGCCCATACCATCAAGCTTTGGAACTCGCCACACATCTTCGGATGAAGAAAGAGGGATACTCAAATGCCATTGAAACGATTCTGTCAGTTCCAGCATTTCGGAAAGAATTTGGTGCCTATCTTGTAGCAAAAATAGCAGGTAGTCGTGCTTTGCTTTGTTCAGAAGTAACCCGAGCAGATTCCGTAATAGACACTCTACTTGAAGCTGCTGCGAATACACCCTCGATACAAGTAAAAAACCTAAAGCAAGCTGATGCCTATCTCAAATGA
- a CDS encoding AAA domain-containing protein produces MSTWCQHTDYGEAHPYLVVFQSTPKRGMNVLSESRRSVLPFTAIVGLKRLKLALLLNGVNPRIGGVLVSGAKGTGKTTIVRALADLLPKVEVVQDCPFSCDPSNEEILCADCRARVESGETLQTEMRKMRVVNLPLSTTEDRLVGSLDIEQILQEGTRVLQPGILAEANQNILYVDEVNLLPDHLVDDLLDAAATEVNVIEREGISVSHPADFVLMGSMNPEEGELRPQLLDRFPLHVSVGGNHSIEERMQLVRRNLQFEQNPKTFRENWLEAQKELRERIVKAREILDEVALDESKLRAIAMACDALEVDGVRPDIVISKTAITHAAFQGRKHVTLEDMKLGAQLALSHRTRRGGLLEPPSPDEIDKAITRAANITKTSDKRKSPTEVPASSEETEERKSGGKFGRQSSFAIWGKQDGKKKPRRK; encoded by the coding sequence GTGAGCACATGGTGCCAACACACAGACTACGGGGAAGCACACCCTTATTTGGTTGTTTTTCAATCTACTCCAAAAAGAGGGATGAACGTTTTGAGCGAGTCGCGAAGGTCAGTTCTACCATTCACTGCCATCGTGGGCTTGAAGCGACTCAAATTAGCACTTCTTCTTAATGGCGTGAACCCCCGAATCGGCGGTGTTTTAGTTTCTGGAGCTAAAGGAACTGGCAAGACAACGATAGTACGAGCGCTAGCCGATTTATTACCTAAAGTGGAAGTGGTGCAGGACTGCCCATTTAGTTGTGACCCCTCAAACGAAGAGATCCTCTGTGCCGATTGTCGTGCGCGTGTTGAATCAGGTGAAACTCTTCAGACTGAAATGAGAAAAATGCGCGTTGTTAATCTGCCACTTTCTACAACAGAGGATCGGCTAGTTGGATCCCTCGATATAGAACAGATTTTGCAGGAAGGAACTCGGGTCTTACAGCCAGGAATTCTCGCAGAAGCTAATCAGAATATATTGTATGTGGACGAGGTGAATCTACTGCCTGATCACCTTGTTGATGATTTGCTTGACGCTGCGGCAACAGAAGTTAATGTGATAGAACGTGAAGGTATTTCTGTCTCTCATCCCGCTGATTTCGTATTGATGGGCTCCATGAACCCCGAGGAAGGGGAGCTTAGACCTCAGCTACTGGATCGTTTCCCATTACACGTATCAGTAGGAGGGAATCACTCAATCGAAGAAAGGATGCAGCTGGTCAGACGCAATCTCCAATTTGAACAAAATCCTAAGACGTTTAGGGAGAATTGGTTAGAAGCCCAAAAGGAGTTACGGGAGCGAATTGTGAAGGCTCGCGAGATTCTCGATGAGGTGGCGCTAGATGAATCGAAGTTGCGTGCTATTGCTATGGCTTGTGATGCCTTGGAGGTAGATGGGGTCCGACCTGATATCGTAATTAGCAAAACCGCGATAACCCATGCAGCCTTTCAAGGACGAAAACATGTCACGTTAGAAGATATGAAACTGGGCGCTCAATTGGCTTTGAGTCATAGGACTCGTCGTGGCGGCCTACTTGAGCCACCCTCTCCAGATGAAATTGACAAGGCTATTACTCGTGCTGCAAATATCACCAAAACTAGTGACAAGCGTAAATCACCAACCGAAGTTCCTGCTTCCTCGGAGGAGACGGAAGAAAGAAAGAGCGGGGGCAAATTTGGAAGGCAATCTTCCTTTGCAATTTGGGGAAAACAAGACGGTAAAAAAAAACCCCGTCGAAAATAA
- a CDS encoding threonine synthase, protein MCSQMTHLECPNCGKQYEAEKGITYCSCGSALFARYDIDKVREDIAEGSFPDQVNSMWRYASLLPVDSHSAISLGEGWTSLLQTKRIHEHIGLDLLRIKQEPQNPTLSFKDRGLSAAISKHNQLGSNHYVIPSAGNAAISMSAYAAVAGGQATVYMPQDTHDTFFQACYQYGAEVIPVEGTIADCGIAVNESEKNWTDVSTTKEPFRVEGKKTLGFEICEQLKWSLPDVIVCPTGGGTALLGIWKSLKELEEVGLIGDTRPRMFAAQSEGCAPVVRAFKEETVEVEPWSNSETKALGLRVPKPFADRLVLDVLRESQGGAVAAHEESIQETRQLVAEKEGLDMCPEAAIAVAGTKKLVEQGSIDKKEEVVILNTGSGIRYPR, encoded by the coding sequence ATGTGCTCACAGATGACTCATCTTGAATGTCCAAACTGCGGAAAGCAATATGAAGCCGAAAAAGGAATCACCTACTGCTCATGCGGGTCTGCCCTGTTCGCGAGATATGATATAGACAAGGTAAGGGAGGATATTGCAGAAGGAAGCTTTCCTGACCAAGTAAATTCGATGTGGCGATATGCCAGTTTACTACCTGTAGATTCTCACAGCGCGATTAGTTTGGGCGAAGGTTGGACGTCTTTGTTGCAAACAAAACGGATTCACGAACATATAGGGTTGGATTTGCTACGTATCAAGCAGGAACCACAGAATCCGACACTAAGCTTCAAAGACCGGGGATTAAGTGCAGCAATCTCGAAGCACAATCAGCTTGGAAGCAACCATTACGTTATTCCGTCTGCTGGCAATGCCGCGATATCCATGTCTGCATATGCTGCGGTTGCTGGGGGTCAAGCAACCGTCTATATGCCTCAGGATACGCACGATACATTCTTCCAAGCTTGCTATCAGTACGGCGCAGAGGTCATACCCGTAGAAGGAACCATTGCAGACTGCGGTATAGCAGTAAATGAGAGCGAGAAGAATTGGACGGATGTCTCAACAACAAAAGAACCGTTTCGAGTAGAGGGAAAGAAGACACTAGGATTTGAAATATGTGAGCAATTGAAATGGTCCCTACCTGATGTGATTGTATGTCCTACTGGGGGAGGAACCGCGCTTCTTGGCATATGGAAGAGCCTCAAAGAGCTCGAAGAGGTAGGCCTTATCGGAGATACCAGACCTCGGATGTTTGCCGCTCAAAGCGAGGGCTGTGCGCCAGTTGTTCGAGCGTTCAAGGAAGAAACTGTAGAAGTGGAGCCTTGGAGCAATAGTGAGACAAAAGCACTTGGGCTCCGGGTTCCCAAACCATTTGCAGATAGACTTGTTCTCGACGTGTTGAGAGAATCACAAGGAGGGGCTGTAGCTGCACACGAAGAATCAATCCAAGAAACAAGACAACTAGTAGCGGAGAAGGAAGGGCTTGATATGTGTCCAGAAGCCGCAATCGCTGTCGCTGGAACGAAAAAGCTGGTTGAACAAGGAAGCATAGACAAGAAGGAAGAGGTTGTGATTCTGAATACAGGCTCAGGCATTAGATATCCAAGGTAA
- a CDS encoding HAD-IB family phosphatase has translation MIELAIFDVDGTLTTHSSIWWRLHEHFGTENKGKEYFDRYFAGEIDYNEWAKLDASLWKGEAIGDARKLIKSSDLTPGAIETVESLRNDGVKLAIVSGGLDIAANYIGSILDIDCVVTNRLLHKNGKITGEVDVQVGWGAKGTVIQTIADHFDVSLEHTAYIGDGRNDVSAFSHVGLSIAFCPEYEEVAEAADLVIHENDLRLILPWISNA, from the coding sequence ATGATAGAGCTTGCCATATTCGATGTTGATGGCACCCTCACAACGCATTCCTCTATCTGGTGGAGGCTGCATGAACACTTTGGGACTGAGAATAAAGGCAAGGAGTATTTTGACCGCTATTTTGCTGGCGAAATTGATTACAACGAATGGGCTAAACTCGATGCATCCTTGTGGAAAGGGGAGGCGATTGGTGATGCAAGAAAATTGATCAAATCATCTGATCTGACTCCTGGTGCAATAGAGACGGTCGAATCTCTAAGGAATGATGGTGTCAAGTTAGCCATCGTGTCTGGTGGACTTGATATCGCGGCGAATTATATTGGAAGTATTTTGGATATAGACTGCGTGGTGACAAATAGGTTACTCCATAAGAATGGAAAAATAACCGGCGAAGTAGATGTTCAGGTTGGATGGGGCGCGAAGGGCACTGTAATCCAAACAATAGCTGACCACTTTGATGTTTCCCTAGAACATACTGCGTATATAGGGGATGGACGGAATGATGTGAGTGCTTTTTCTCATGTTGGGCTTTCCATAGCTTTCTGCCCGGAATATGAGGAAGTAGCGGAGGCTGCTGATCTTGTCATACATGAGAACGATTTGCGCCTTATTTTACCTTGGATATCTAATGCCTGA